One Diceros bicornis minor isolate mBicDic1 chromosome 11, mDicBic1.mat.cur, whole genome shotgun sequence genomic region harbors:
- the ETNPPL gene encoding ethanolamine-phosphate phospho-lyase isoform X1: MFDEKGERYLDCINNVAHVGHCHPEVVRAALKQMELLNTNSRFLHDNIVEYAKRLSATLPEKLSVCYFTNSGSEANDLALRLARQFRGHQDVITLDHAYHGHLSSLIDISPYKFRKGKDVKKEFVHVAAAPDIYRGKYREDHADPAGAYAGEVKKIIEEAHSSGRKIAAFIAESMQSCGGQIIPPAGYFQKVAEYVRGAGGVFIADEVQVGFGRAGKHFWSFQMHGEDFVPDIVTMGKPMGNGHPVACVVTTKEIAEAFSSSGMEYFNTYGGNPVSSAVGLAVLEVIENEDLQGNATRVGMYLTELLNRQKAKHALIGDVRGVGLFIGVDLVKDHQKRTPATAEAQHVIYKMKENRVLLSADGPHRNVLKIKPPMCFTEEDAKFMVDQLDGILTGLEEAIGTQTESVVPENIPCRTKMPKEAPSELLSDGSPDPKENPGQKRNRLCANKPPLLSKRLKT, encoded by the exons ATGTTCGACGAGAAAGGCGAGCGGTACCTGGACTGCATCAACAACGTGGCCCACG TGGGACACTGTCACCCAGAAGTGGTCAGAGCTGCCCTGAAACAGATGGAACTGCTGAACACAAATTCTCGGTTCCTGCACGACAACATTGTGGAGTATGCCAAGCGCCTCTCTGCGACACTGCCCGAGAAACTCTCTGTTTGCTATTTCACAAATTCAGG ATCTGAAGCCAATGACTTAGCCTTACGCCTGGCTCGACAGTTCAGAGGCCACCAGGATGTGATCACTCTTGACCA tgctTACCATGGTCATCTATCATCTTTAATTGATATCAGTCCATATAAATTTCGAAAGGGCAAAGATGTTAAGAAAGAATTTGTCCATGTG GCAGCAGCTCCAGACATTTACAGAGGAAAATACAGAGAAGACCATGCAGACCCAGCCGGTGCTTACGCAGGTGAGGTGAAGAAGATTATCGAAGAAGCTCATAGCAGTGGAAGGAAG ATTGCTGCCTTTATTGCTGAATCCATGCAGAGTTGTGGCGGACAGATAATTCCTCCAGCAGGCTACTTCCAGAAAGTGGCAGA ATATGTACGAGGAGCAGGGGGTGTGTTCATAGCTGATGAAGTTCAGGTCGGCTTTGGCCGAGCTGGGAAACATTTCTGGAGCTTCCAAATGCATGGTGAAGACTTTGTTCCGGACATTGTCACAATGGGGAAACCAATGGGCAATGGCCACCCAGTGGCATGTGTGGTAACAACCAAAGAAATTGCAGAAGCCTTCAGCAGCTCTGGGATGGAGTATTTCAATACG TATGGAGGAAATCCAGTATCTTCTGCTGTGGGATTGGCTGTCCTGGAAGTAATTGAGAATGAAGACCTTCAGGGAAATGCCACAAGGGTGGGGATGTACCTCACTGAGTTACTGAATAGACAAAAGGCTAAGCATGCATTGATAGGAGATGTCAG GGGCGTTGGCCTTTTTATCGGCGTTGACTTAGTGAAGGACCATCAGAAAAGGACCCCGGCCACAGCAGAGGCGCAACACGTCATCTACAA aatgaaggaaaatcgGGTGCTTCTCAGCGCCGACGGGCCTCACAGAAATGTGCTTAAAATAAAGCCACCCATGTGCTTCACGGAAGAAGACGCCAAGTTTATGGTGGACCAACTTGACGGGATTCTGACAG GTTTAGAAGAAGCCATCGGAACCCAAACTGAGAGTGTGGTCCCTGAGAACATTCCATGCAGAACAAAG ATGCCTAAGGAAGCACCCTCAGAATTACTCAGTGACGGCAGCCCGGACCCCAAAGAAAATCCTGGCCAAAAGAGAAACAGATTGTGTGCAAATAAACCTCCACTGCTCAGTAAGAGGCTCAAGACATGA
- the ETNPPL gene encoding ethanolamine-phosphate phospho-lyase isoform X2, which produces MCELYSKQDTLALRRKHIGPSCKVFFAADPVKIVRAQRQYMFDEKGERYLDCINNVAHVGHCHPEVVRAALKQMELLNTNSRFLHDNIVEYAKRLSATLPEKLSVCYFTNSGSEANDLALRLARQFRGHQDVITLDHAYHGHLSSLIDISPYKFRKGKDVKKEFVHVAAAPDIYRGKYREDHADPAGAYAGEVKKIIEEAHSSGRKIAAFIAESMQSCGGQIIPPAGYFQKVAEYVRGAGGVFIADEVQVGFGRAGKHFWSFQMHGEDFVPDIVTMGKPMGNGHPVACVVTTKEIAEAFSSSGMEYFNTYGGNPVSSAVGLAVLEVIENEDLQGNATRVGMYLTELLNRQKAKHALIGDVRGVGLFIGVDLVKDHQKRTPATAEAQHVIYKMKENRVLLSADGPHRNVLKIKPPMCFTEEDAKFMVDQLDGILTGLEEAIGTQTESVVPENIPCRTKMPKEAPSELLSDGSPDPKENPGQKRNRLCANKPPLLSKRLKT; this is translated from the exons ATGTGCGAGCTGTACAGCAAGCAGGACACCCTGGCGCTGAGGAGGAAGCACATCGG GCCCTCGTGCAAAGTTTTCTTTGCTGCGGATCCCGTCAAAATAGTGCGAGCCCAGCGACAGTACATGTTCGACGAGAAAGGCGAGCGGTACCTGGACTGCATCAACAACGTGGCCCACG TGGGACACTGTCACCCAGAAGTGGTCAGAGCTGCCCTGAAACAGATGGAACTGCTGAACACAAATTCTCGGTTCCTGCACGACAACATTGTGGAGTATGCCAAGCGCCTCTCTGCGACACTGCCCGAGAAACTCTCTGTTTGCTATTTCACAAATTCAGG ATCTGAAGCCAATGACTTAGCCTTACGCCTGGCTCGACAGTTCAGAGGCCACCAGGATGTGATCACTCTTGACCA tgctTACCATGGTCATCTATCATCTTTAATTGATATCAGTCCATATAAATTTCGAAAGGGCAAAGATGTTAAGAAAGAATTTGTCCATGTG GCAGCAGCTCCAGACATTTACAGAGGAAAATACAGAGAAGACCATGCAGACCCAGCCGGTGCTTACGCAGGTGAGGTGAAGAAGATTATCGAAGAAGCTCATAGCAGTGGAAGGAAG ATTGCTGCCTTTATTGCTGAATCCATGCAGAGTTGTGGCGGACAGATAATTCCTCCAGCAGGCTACTTCCAGAAAGTGGCAGA ATATGTACGAGGAGCAGGGGGTGTGTTCATAGCTGATGAAGTTCAGGTCGGCTTTGGCCGAGCTGGGAAACATTTCTGGAGCTTCCAAATGCATGGTGAAGACTTTGTTCCGGACATTGTCACAATGGGGAAACCAATGGGCAATGGCCACCCAGTGGCATGTGTGGTAACAACCAAAGAAATTGCAGAAGCCTTCAGCAGCTCTGGGATGGAGTATTTCAATACG TATGGAGGAAATCCAGTATCTTCTGCTGTGGGATTGGCTGTCCTGGAAGTAATTGAGAATGAAGACCTTCAGGGAAATGCCACAAGGGTGGGGATGTACCTCACTGAGTTACTGAATAGACAAAAGGCTAAGCATGCATTGATAGGAGATGTCAG GGGCGTTGGCCTTTTTATCGGCGTTGACTTAGTGAAGGACCATCAGAAAAGGACCCCGGCCACAGCAGAGGCGCAACACGTCATCTACAA aatgaaggaaaatcgGGTGCTTCTCAGCGCCGACGGGCCTCACAGAAATGTGCTTAAAATAAAGCCACCCATGTGCTTCACGGAAGAAGACGCCAAGTTTATGGTGGACCAACTTGACGGGATTCTGACAG GTTTAGAAGAAGCCATCGGAACCCAAACTGAGAGTGTGGTCCCTGAGAACATTCCATGCAGAACAAAG ATGCCTAAGGAAGCACCCTCAGAATTACTCAGTGACGGCAGCCCGGACCCCAAAGAAAATCCTGGCCAAAAGAGAAACAGATTGTGTGCAAATAAACCTCCACTGCTCAGTAAGAGGCTCAAGACATGA